A single Antechinus flavipes isolate AdamAnt ecotype Samford, QLD, Australia chromosome 5, AdamAnt_v2, whole genome shotgun sequence DNA region contains:
- the IQCA1L gene encoding IQ and AAA domain-containing protein 1-like has product MEVTARGPFPGHRALPPSPAPTNLSALSPPPPGRTYQRLWAATHQTLGELLLQEPFPPEPVPEREQDSFFYKLSTLFLHYLGMMRRLDIIYDQMVQPQKRRLVRRLLDGVAGRLLELKEELVQVDFSEYHCLDHVLQDLKLTPADLEIPIPKYFMLEQGKVLQDREALIEEIMNRLGRKRRKTVAKILPPAEAIAMIQRAERARQGRLRAKFMREIRKDVERDRRMRERKHQIDGNWAALIIQKIWRGFLRRRQIKQERMLEMKFIGMIPSSSEAEHSVIMNRAQNREELRRQRQQEKEMEYQEAIAEIRHQVKVKEGPDIQEEMKKQIRQWFIECHDLTGRFPEYPSDEIGGSGVIFSEKTPQQVKRELDIIDEENFRKKWGDKSPKEKKKEAEKPKKVEEDLQQKASKFVPILNEGHKEYHTRWATPNVQMFPDQDFNPDMIRIAEKKEVEAEIRVQVDKLMRQELQALRLVVDKEMTRPQKMRLKTKQGKKGKKKRQEKDLTPNRTLDSLYEELVAEGLIKKSEYVRLSDYIGDYLYLGSILKLGNTEPMPSLFDLRQNVILYGVLRLGSAEIHALAPHVRSILLVGPSGTGKKMLVNAVCTEAGANLFDLSPENIKGKYPGKAGLQLMMHMVFKVARLIQPSVIWIGNAEKTFYKKVPKEEKWMEPKRIKKDLAKAIRQLQPGDRIMLIGTSNQPQIADINGLCRMYQKILMVPQPDYASRYLLWKHLIESYGKLLVNRIDLTALTKVSDGYTPGVIAMAVRSVMTERRKIQLLSRPLKSREFLDFLAKKDPVYEEEKESLKNWYIKTPLGRQHFKTDEEQAMEEAARLAREKKKKL; this is encoded by the exons ATGGAGGTGACTGCCCGCGGGCCCTTCCCTGGGCACCGCGCCCTCCCGCCATCTCCTGCCCCCACGAATCTCTCCgcgctctcccctccccctcccggcAGGACGTACCAGCGGCTCTGGGCCGCCACGCACCAGACTCTGGGAGAGCTGCTGCTGCAGGAGCCGTTCCCGCCGGAGCCCGTGCCCGAGCGAGAACAAGACTCCTTCTTCTACAAGCTCTCCACGCTCTTCCTGCACTACCTGGGGATGATGCGGCGCCTGGACATCATCTACGACCAGATGGTGCAGCCCCAGAAGCGGCGGCTGGTCCGGCGCCTCCTGGACGGCGTGGCCGGCCGCCTCCTGGAGCTCAAGGAGGAACTGGTGCAGGTGGATTTCTCCGAGTACCACTGCCTGGACCACGTGCTTCAGGACCTCAAACTCACCCCG GCTGACCTAGAAATCCCAATTCCCAAATACTTCATGTTGGAGCAGGGGAAAGTGCTCCAGGATCGGGAGGCATTGATTGAAGAAATCATGAACAGACTTGGGAGAAAGAGACGCAAGACT gTTGCTAAAATTTTACCCCCGGCAGAGGCGATAGCTATGATCCAACGTGCTGAACGGGCCAGGCAGGGCCGGCTTCGGGCCAAGTTCATGCGAGAGATTCGAAAGGACGTGGAACGTGATCGAAGGATGCGAGAAAGAAAGCATCAGATTGATGGAAACTGGGCAGCTCTCATCATCCAAAAG ATTTGGAGAGGTTTCCTTCGGCGGAGGCAAATTAAACAGGAGCGGATGTTGGAGATGAAATTCATCGGCATG ATACCTTCCTCCAGCGAGGCTGAGCATTCTGTGATCATGAACCGGGCCCAGAATAGGGAGGAGCTGCGCAGACAGCGCCAGCAAGAGAAGGAGATGGAGTACCAGGAGGCAATAGCAGAAATCCGACATCAAGTGAAGGTTAAAGAAGGGCCCGACATACAGGAAGAGATGAAGAAGCAGATCCGCCAGTGGTTCATCGAGTGCCA TGACCTCACTGGCCGCTTCCCTGAATATCCAAGTGATGAGATTGGTGGTTCTGGTGTAATCTTTTCAGAGAAGACACCACAACAG GTGAAAAGAGAATTGGacattatagatgaagaaaacttCAGAAAGAAGTGGGGAGACAAATcaccaaaggaaaagaaaaaggaggcgGAAAAGCCTAAGAAAGTG GAGGAAGATTTGCAGCAAAAGGCATCCAAATTTGTACCCATTCTTAATGAAGGGCATAAGGAGTACCACA CTAGATGGGCAACTCCAAATGTGCAGATGTTCCCAGATCAGGATTTCAACCCTGACATGATTCGAATAGCGGAGAAGAAGGAGGTGGAAGCAGAGATCCGGGTCCAG GTGGACAAGCTGATGCGTCAAGAGCTGCAGGCCCTGCGCTTGGTGGTAGATAAGGAAATGACAAGACCACAGAAAATGAGGCTCAAAACCAAG CaagggaagaaaggcaaaaagaagagGCAGGAGAAAGACCTGACTCCAAACAG AACCTTGGACTCATTGTATGAAGAACTCGTGGCAGAAGGCTTGATCAAGAAGAGCGAATATGTGAGACTGTCTGATTACATTG GTGACTACTTATATCTTGGATCTATTTTGAAATTGGGAAACACAGAACCAATGCCATCCCTATTCGACTTGAGGCAGAATGTAATTCTGTATGGGGTCCTGCGGCTTG GCTCTGCTGAAATACATGCTCTGGCTCCCCATGTCCGATCCATTCTTCTGGTTGGCCCATCTGGTACGGGGAAGAAGATGCTAGTTAATGCAGTTTGTACTGAGGCTGGGGCTAACTTGTTTGACCTGTCCCCggaaaacataaaaggaaaatatcctGGCAAGGCAGGGCTGCAGTTGATGATGCACATGGTCTTCAAG GTAGCTCGACTCATACAGCCTTCTGTGATCTGGATTGGGAATGCTGAGAAAACCTTTTATAAGAAGGTTCCAAAAGAGGAGAAATGG ATGGAACCCAAACGGATAAAGAAGGACCTAGCAAAGGCTATACGCCAGCTGCAGCCCGGTGACCGAATAATGCTAATTGGAACATCGAACCAGCCACAGATTGCTGACATTAACGGGCTGTGCAGAATGTATCAGAAGATCCTGATGGTGCCCCAGCCGGATTACGCCTCCCGCTACC TTCTCTGGAAGCATTTGATTGAGAGTTATGGGAAGCTTTTAGTAAACCGCATAGATCTCACTGCACTGACCAAGGTTTCGGATGGCTACACTCCCGGAGTCATAGCTATGGCTGTCCGCTCTGTGATGACTGAGAGGAGAAAGATCCAACTGCTCAGCCGGCCGCTGAAGTCCCGTGAGTTTTTGGACTTTCTAGCCAAGAAGGATCCAGTatatgaggaagagaaggaatcgCTGAAG AATTGGTACATTAAGACTCCTCTGGGGAGGCAGCACTTTAAAACTGATGAGGAACAAGCAATGGAGGAGGCAGCAAGATTggcaagagagaagaagaagaagttatGA